A window from Streptomyces sp. NBC_00335 encodes these proteins:
- a CDS encoding nuclear transport factor 2 family protein, translating to MPTTDFAPERRRMLTMLGTGAAVAGLGALASAAPASAASEDLSTASYGSGPAGSAEDELAINRLLETYLFAVDTKDKTVFRTLFTDDAVLTVMAHPDGTAGIVKSGIEAVVANLDGAAAWGHSTHVTANAYIRVTGRYTATGDSHATAQLVYPATATAPETVVVRGIRYRDEYVRSAGVWKIRKRIFSPLWQYNGTAVQINYPN from the coding sequence ATGCCGACCACCGATTTCGCCCCGGAACGCCGCCGCATGCTCACCATGCTGGGCACCGGCGCCGCCGTAGCCGGGCTCGGCGCACTCGCCTCCGCGGCGCCCGCCAGCGCCGCGTCCGAGGACCTTTCGACCGCCTCCTACGGCTCCGGCCCGGCGGGTTCCGCGGAGGACGAGCTGGCGATCAACCGCCTGCTGGAGACCTACCTCTTCGCCGTGGACACCAAGGACAAGACGGTCTTCCGGACCCTCTTCACCGACGACGCCGTCCTCACCGTGATGGCCCACCCCGACGGCACCGCCGGCATCGTCAAGTCCGGCATCGAGGCGGTCGTCGCCAACCTCGACGGCGCGGCGGCCTGGGGCCACTCCACCCACGTCACGGCCAACGCCTACATCCGCGTCACCGGCCGCTACACCGCGACCGGCGACAGCCACGCCACCGCCCAGCTCGTGTACCCGGCCACCGCCACCGCCCCGGAGACCGTCGTCGTGCGCGGCATCCGCTACCGCGACGAGTACGTGAGGTCCGCGGGCGTCTGGAAGATCCGCAAGCGCATCTTCTCGCCGCTCTGGCAGTACAACGGCACCGCGGTCCAGATCAACTACCCGAACTGA
- the cdgB gene encoding diguanylate cyclase CdgB: METESEPYVRLATLRQLHRVVAELNTARSLADTLQTVVDGIVLGLGYELACVNLVRPDGDLVVAAFAGDPAAEALITGRVGSRASWERRLTMGENWDGLRFIPHTEGWVLVEDDVPQWHTEGPDPRFEDEWHPEDRLYAPMYASGGELLGVVSVDRPRNGRRPGAWGREALQMYAFQAAIAISNARLRANMQRALVRLEREQQALRASEESFRQAFEYAPSGMAIAEMGGDQHGRLLRTNDALCRLLGRPASVLRRYSFSDLVHPEDIGTLLRTSAEGGRAELRLGRRDGTYVWVSLRNSVVADAADGPRFLLTHVEDIEERKRHELQLAHRASHDSLTGLPNSAELRSRLGARLCRRPQSVRATAVEALDAAFETRPSVEGGPGEHGEHGFRPDGFPEPFEFPGGTGGPGGSAAAGPYDHHVHTVAPATDIDDGTKGLAVLFCDLDGFKSINDRFGHHTGDAVLIEVARRLTTGVRDGDTVARLGGDEFVVLADGLGAADAADLAVRLRNAIIPPIRVDGRAVRVGASFGIGWASCGMSADEVLRSADQRMYIEKRSRSKAHRRAG, from the coding sequence ATGGAGACCGAGTCGGAGCCGTACGTCCGTCTTGCGACCCTGCGGCAGCTGCACCGGGTGGTGGCCGAGCTCAATACGGCCCGGAGCCTGGCGGACACCCTGCAGACCGTCGTCGACGGCATCGTCCTCGGCCTCGGCTACGAACTCGCCTGCGTCAACCTCGTTCGCCCCGACGGTGATCTGGTCGTCGCCGCCTTCGCGGGAGACCCCGCCGCCGAAGCCCTGATCACCGGCCGCGTCGGCTCGCGCGCCTCCTGGGAACGCCGCCTGACGATGGGCGAGAACTGGGACGGGCTGCGCTTCATCCCGCACACCGAGGGATGGGTCCTCGTCGAGGACGACGTCCCCCAGTGGCACACGGAGGGCCCCGACCCGCGGTTCGAGGACGAGTGGCACCCCGAGGACCGGCTCTACGCACCCATGTACGCCTCCGGCGGCGAACTGCTCGGCGTGGTCTCCGTGGACCGCCCGCGCAACGGCCGCCGGCCCGGTGCCTGGGGCCGCGAAGCGCTCCAGATGTACGCCTTCCAGGCCGCGATTGCCATCAGCAACGCCCGGCTCCGCGCGAACATGCAGCGGGCCCTGGTCCGCCTGGAGCGCGAGCAGCAGGCCCTGCGCGCCAGTGAAGAGTCGTTCCGCCAGGCCTTCGAGTACGCGCCGAGCGGCATGGCCATCGCCGAGATGGGCGGCGACCAGCACGGCCGCCTGCTGCGCACCAACGACGCGCTGTGCCGGCTGCTGGGGCGGCCCGCCTCGGTGCTGCGCCGGTACTCCTTCTCCGACCTCGTGCACCCCGAGGACATCGGGACCCTGCTGCGCACCTCCGCCGAGGGCGGCCGCGCCGAGCTCAGACTCGGCCGTCGCGACGGTACGTACGTCTGGGTCTCGCTGCGCAACTCCGTCGTCGCCGACGCCGCCGACGGGCCGCGCTTCCTGCTCACGCACGTCGAGGACATCGAGGAGCGCAAGCGGCACGAGCTCCAGCTCGCCCACCGGGCCAGCCACGACTCGCTGACCGGCCTGCCCAACAGCGCCGAGCTGCGCTCCCGGCTCGGGGCCCGGCTCTGCCGCCGCCCGCAGTCGGTGCGCGCCACCGCCGTGGAGGCGCTGGACGCGGCCTTCGAGACCCGGCCCTCGGTGGAGGGCGGACCCGGTGAGCACGGCGAGCACGGGTTCCGGCCCGACGGCTTCCCCGAGCCCTTCGAGTTCCCGGGCGGCACGGGCGGCCCGGGCGGTTCGGCCGCGGCGGGCCCGTACGACCACCACGTGCACACGGTCGCGCCGGCGACCGACATCGACGACGGTACGAAGGGGCTCGCGGTGCTCTTCTGCGACCTCGACGGCTTCAAGTCGATCAACGACCGGTTCGGGCACCACACCGGCGACGCGGTCCTGATCGAGGTGGCCCGGCGGCTGACGACCGGCGTCCGGGACGGGGACACGGTGGCCCGGCTGGGCGGTGACGAGTTCGTCGTCCTCGCCGACGGGCTGGGCGCCGCGGACGCCGCCGACCTCGCGGTGCGGCTGCGGAACGCCATCATCCCGCCGATCCGGGTGGACGGCCGTGCGGTCCGTGTGGGAGCCAGTTTCGGGATCGGCTGGGCGAGCTGCGGCATGTCGGCGGACGAGGTGCTGCGCTCGGCCGACCAGCGCATGTACATCGAGAAGCGCTCCCGTTCGAAGGCACACCGCAGGGCCGGGTAA
- a CDS encoding sensor histidine kinase: MGGAGGQGDAGVLRERNRLAAELHDTVAQGLTSMHLLLDAADREWTREPGRARLLVRQAAAAARENLAEARRIIRDLAPVELERGAALPDVLRELCAGVDGARFRLEGEPRPVPGRVEGAVLRAAQGALANVRRHARASAVVVTLTYQPYVLALDVWDDGVGFDPAAAAGHGHGHGSPGGDGLRLLRRRIGYLGGTATVESSPGGGGTVVSVCVPVPPLVLPLPVPPPVTRPGPGPGPG, from the coding sequence GTGGGGGGAGCCGGGGGACAGGGCGATGCCGGGGTGCTGCGGGAGCGCAACCGGCTCGCGGCCGAACTGCACGACACCGTGGCCCAGGGGCTGACCAGCATGCACCTGCTGCTCGACGCGGCCGACCGGGAGTGGACCCGGGAGCCGGGGCGGGCCCGGCTGCTGGTCCGGCAGGCGGCCGCCGCCGCGCGGGAGAACCTCGCCGAGGCCCGGCGGATCATCCGTGACCTGGCTCCGGTGGAGCTGGAGCGGGGGGCGGCGCTGCCCGATGTGCTGCGCGAGCTGTGCGCCGGGGTGGACGGGGCCCGGTTCCGGCTGGAGGGGGAACCCCGGCCGGTGCCGGGCAGGGTCGAGGGCGCGGTGCTGCGGGCGGCCCAGGGCGCCCTGGCCAACGTGCGCCGGCACGCGCGGGCCTCGGCCGTCGTGGTGACCCTGACCTACCAGCCGTACGTACTCGCCCTGGACGTGTGGGACGACGGCGTCGGGTTCGACCCGGCCGCCGCTGCCGGGCACGGGCACGGGCACGGGAGTCCGGGCGGGGACGGGCTGCGGCTGCTGCGCCGCCGCATCGGGTATCTGGGGGGTACGGCCACGGTGGAGAGCAGTCCGGGTGGGGGAGGGACGGTGGTGTCGGTCTGCGTTCCGGTGCCGCCGTTGGTGCTCCCGCTGCCGGTGCCCCCGCCGGTGACGAGACCGGGCCCGGGACCGGGGCCGGGATGA
- a CDS encoding GlcG/HbpS family heme-binding protein has product MNTRTRVLTGTALAVVLGAGALGAVSANAAPASAPAAAPAAVAKKDGDKKNFTTSTHLTIDAATRAAQAALHAAEQENQKVTVAVVDRNGNTIVTLRGDGAGPQSYESAQRKAYTAVSWNAPTSVLAGRLAQAPNLKDIPGTLFLGGGTPVQAEGAPVAGIGVAGAPSGDLDEKFAKAGVDALAK; this is encoded by the coding sequence ATGAACACCCGCACCCGCGTTCTCACCGGTACCGCCCTCGCCGTCGTCCTCGGCGCCGGAGCCCTCGGCGCGGTCAGCGCCAACGCCGCCCCGGCCTCGGCTCCGGCCGCCGCCCCCGCCGCCGTCGCGAAGAAGGACGGCGACAAGAAGAACTTCACCACCTCCACGCACCTCACCATCGACGCCGCCACCCGCGCCGCCCAGGCCGCGCTGCACGCCGCCGAGCAGGAGAACCAGAAGGTGACCGTCGCGGTGGTGGACCGCAACGGCAACACCATCGTCACGCTGCGCGGCGACGGCGCCGGCCCGCAGTCCTACGAGTCCGCGCAGCGCAAGGCCTACACCGCCGTGTCCTGGAACGCCCCGACCTCGGTGCTCGCCGGCCGCCTCGCGCAGGCCCCGAACCTGAAGGACATCCCCGGCACCCTCTTCCTCGGTGGCGGCACCCCCGTCCAGGCCGAAGGCGCCCCGGTCGCGGGCATCGGTGTCGCGGGCGCGCCCTCCGGCGACCTGGACGAGAAGTTCGCCAAGGCCGGCGTGGACGCCCTCGCCAAGTAG
- a CDS encoding sensor histidine kinase, with the protein MDIRTTPRSTPVTSAHPPGPPGPPGPPSPPGPRSHRAITPPPQDTRALSTVMHTAFFLLLGASVARFLLRHPDEPRTPWIIALGITLALLYVLGPALGAAPTLRRLLWLGLVVAVWVVLVVLAPSFAWCAVPLFYTALRTLPPRAAVVLVALLTVFVVAAQLRLAQTSGSGEPFDPNLLLAPPAVAALATAVFVHMERQAAAQRTLIDDLIRTRRELAATERRAGTLAERQRLSMEIHDTLAQHLSSQQMLLQAAERTWDTDPGTSRTHIRTATDITARGLAEARRLVHDLAPRELAGGAGLPDALRALDAGPEIEVRFHLEGATVRLPDRAEQALLRIAQGALANVREHSGARTAALTLSFLGDQVVLDIADDGHGFTPLRSAAAERGHGLPAMRARVRQLGGNLTIESTAGEGTVLSASIPLETTP; encoded by the coding sequence ATGGACATACGCACCACCCCCAGGAGCACCCCCGTGACCAGCGCACACCCACCCGGCCCGCCAGGCCCGCCAGGCCCGCCGAGCCCACCCGGCCCGCGGAGCCACAGGGCAATCACCCCACCCCCACAAGACACCCGCGCCCTGTCCACGGTCATGCACACCGCGTTCTTCCTCCTCCTGGGCGCCTCGGTAGCCCGCTTCCTCCTCCGCCACCCCGACGAACCCCGCACCCCGTGGATCATCGCCCTGGGCATCACCCTGGCCCTGCTCTACGTACTCGGCCCGGCCCTCGGCGCCGCCCCCACCCTGCGCCGCCTCCTCTGGCTCGGCCTGGTCGTCGCCGTCTGGGTGGTCCTCGTCGTCCTCGCGCCGAGCTTCGCCTGGTGCGCCGTCCCGCTCTTCTACACGGCCCTGCGCACCCTCCCGCCCCGCGCGGCCGTCGTCCTCGTGGCCCTGCTGACCGTGTTCGTCGTGGCGGCCCAGCTGCGCCTCGCCCAGACCTCCGGCTCGGGCGAGCCCTTCGACCCCAACCTGCTCCTCGCCCCGCCCGCCGTCGCCGCCCTCGCCACCGCCGTCTTCGTCCACATGGAGCGCCAGGCGGCAGCCCAGCGCACCCTGATCGACGACCTGATCCGCACCCGCCGGGAACTGGCCGCCACCGAACGCCGCGCCGGCACCCTCGCCGAACGCCAGCGCCTCTCGATGGAGATCCACGACACCCTGGCCCAGCACCTGTCCAGCCAGCAGATGCTCCTCCAAGCAGCCGAACGCACCTGGGACACCGACCCGGGCACCTCCCGCACGCACATCCGTACCGCCACCGACATCACCGCCCGCGGCCTCGCCGAGGCCCGCCGCCTGGTGCACGACCTCGCGCCGCGCGAGCTCGCCGGCGGCGCCGGCCTCCCGGACGCCCTGCGCGCGCTGGACGCGGGCCCGGAGATCGAGGTCCGCTTCCACCTGGAGGGCGCGACGGTCCGCCTCCCCGACCGCGCGGAGCAGGCGCTGCTGCGCATCGCGCAGGGCGCGCTGGCGAACGTACGGGAGCACTCGGGGGCCCGTACCGCGGCCCTCACCCTCAGCTTCCTGGGCGACCAGGTCGTCCTGGACATCGCCGACGACGGCCACGGCTTCACCCCGCTCCGCTCCGCCGCCGCCGAACGCGGCCACGGCCTGCCCGCGATGCGCGCCCGCGTCCGCCAGCTCGGCGGCAACCTGACCATCGAATCCACCGCGGGCGAGGGCACTGTCCTGTCGGCGTCGATCCCCCTGGAGACCACCCCATGA
- a CDS encoding M1 family metallopeptidase: MDHRLVYRLAAPAVATLFALTGCTGETVQGRPGASGVRDPFFPKAGNGGYQVEHYSLDLDYDPADGQLHATAVITARAEHGLSSFNLDLSGLEVEGVSVQGVGARFNRSGNELTVRPAEDLERGEVFRTEVDYSGRPEAVTDPDGAEEGWIVTPGGDGAVAVGEPVGSMAWFPGNHHPSDKATYDIRVTVPRGYEAVSNGELRSRTEEDDGRTAFDWHSAEPMASYLATVAVGKFKVTTGRTASGIPVYTAVAPGEAAASGAALARLPEMVEWGIGRFGPYPFSTTGAIVLPADSLGYALETQTRPVFPGAPGSQELVLHELAHQWFGNSVSPKSWKDMWLNEGFATYAEWLWSEDHGGPSAQQHFDAYLAGDTSFDVNAGSDWGAFPPAAPRSAKEISASPVYGRGAMVLQRIRQEAGDEKFFALVRGWAADHRHGNASTADFTAYAEEKTGRDLKDVWDVWLYGKDRPKAPKGPKGPKASKTP; encoded by the coding sequence GTGGATCACCGCCTTGTGTATCGCCTGGCCGCCCCTGCCGTCGCCACCCTGTTCGCCCTCACGGGCTGTACGGGGGAGACCGTGCAGGGGCGGCCGGGTGCGTCGGGGGTGCGCGACCCGTTCTTCCCCAAGGCCGGCAACGGCGGTTACCAGGTCGAGCACTACTCCCTGGACCTCGACTACGACCCGGCCGACGGGCAGCTGCACGCCACCGCCGTCATCACCGCCCGTGCCGAGCACGGGCTCAGCTCCTTCAACCTCGACCTCAGCGGGCTTGAGGTGGAGGGCGTGAGCGTGCAGGGCGTCGGGGCCCGCTTCAACCGCTCCGGCAACGAGCTGACGGTGCGCCCCGCCGAGGACCTGGAGCGTGGGGAGGTCTTCCGTACGGAGGTCGACTACTCCGGCCGGCCCGAGGCGGTGACCGACCCCGACGGGGCCGAGGAGGGGTGGATCGTCACCCCGGGCGGCGATGGCGCGGTCGCCGTCGGCGAACCCGTCGGGTCGATGGCCTGGTTCCCGGGGAACCACCACCCGAGCGACAAGGCCACGTACGACATCAGGGTGACCGTCCCCCGGGGGTACGAGGCCGTGTCCAACGGCGAGCTGCGTTCGCGTACGGAGGAGGACGACGGCCGGACCGCCTTCGACTGGCACTCAGCGGAGCCGATGGCGAGTTACCTGGCGACCGTGGCCGTCGGGAAGTTCAAGGTGACGACCGGGCGGACCGCCTCCGGGATCCCCGTCTACACGGCGGTGGCGCCCGGCGAGGCGGCGGCGAGCGGGGCCGCGCTCGCGCGGCTGCCCGAGATGGTGGAGTGGGGCATCGGGCGCTTCGGCCCGTACCCCTTCTCCACGACCGGCGCGATCGTGCTGCCCGCGGACAGCCTCGGCTACGCGCTGGAGACGCAGACCCGGCCGGTGTTCCCGGGGGCGCCCGGCAGCCAGGAGCTGGTGCTGCACGAGCTGGCGCACCAGTGGTTCGGGAACTCGGTGTCGCCGAAGTCCTGGAAGGACATGTGGCTCAACGAGGGTTTCGCGACCTACGCCGAGTGGCTGTGGTCCGAGGACCACGGCGGGCCGAGCGCGCAGCAGCACTTCGACGCCTACCTCGCCGGGGACACCAGCTTCGACGTGAATGCGGGATCGGACTGGGGCGCCTTCCCGCCGGCCGCCCCCCGGAGCGCGAAGGAGATCTCCGCGTCCCCGGTGTACGGGCGCGGGGCGATGGTCCTCCAGCGGATCCGGCAGGAGGCCGGCGACGAGAAGTTCTTCGCCCTGGTGCGGGGCTGGGCCGCCGACCACCGGCACGGAAACGCGAGCACGGCCGATTTCACCGCTTACGCGGAGGAGAAGACCGGCCGTGACCTGAAGGACGTCTGGGACGTGTGGCTGTACGGGAAGGACCGCCCCAAGGCGCCCAAGGGGCCCAAGGGGCCCAAGGCGTCGAAGACGCCGTAG
- a CDS encoding GNAT family N-acetyltransferase yields the protein MILLPLAPVEDGALPGPVLTEIATLYATNHAFFELSGDFPDPGRITVEQVAAALADELAHDGAEVLLARSAGRLVGLAATLAHTGRPSPGDPASEDPDPWIGLLLIDATAHREGYGRSVVALVEDRFRAAGRSGVRLAVLDGNEKGLAFWQSQGYVTLRQDTDREAGRPCTVLRKAL from the coding sequence GTGATCCTCCTGCCGCTCGCTCCCGTCGAGGACGGCGCCCTGCCGGGCCCGGTCCTCACCGAAATCGCCACGCTCTACGCGACGAACCACGCGTTCTTCGAGCTCAGCGGCGATTTCCCCGACCCCGGCCGCATCACGGTCGAGCAGGTCGCCGCCGCCCTCGCAGACGAGCTCGCCCACGACGGCGCCGAGGTCCTCCTCGCCCGCTCCGCCGGACGCCTCGTAGGCCTGGCCGCCACCCTCGCCCATACTGGTCGGCCTTCCCCTGGGGACCCGGCGTCCGAGGACCCCGACCCGTGGATCGGCCTGCTGCTCATCGACGCCACCGCGCACCGCGAGGGATACGGCCGCTCCGTGGTCGCCCTGGTCGAGGACCGCTTCCGCGCCGCCGGACGGTCGGGCGTACGGCTCGCCGTGCTCGACGGCAACGAGAAGGGCCTCGCCTTCTGGCAGTCCCAGGGCTACGTCACCCTGCGCCAGGACACCGACCGCGAGGCGGGCCGCCCCTGCACGGTCCTGCGCAAGGCCCTGTAG
- a CDS encoding flavin reductase family protein, with protein MCRARGDSSVPTVPPTTPLTPVSVPAPHAEGVSNDEFRAAMSRLAAGVCLITAQEPPLSAGSRGEDVGMTATAFMSVSLDPPLVLVSVREGSRMDDLLAEQPLWSVSVLADHQVQIASRFSMKNRISDRLLFADLPYTRGGVSGAPLLSGALATLECRTENRVEAGDHTLVIGHVLTATQPAPDSPPLTYFRGRYRHLAP; from the coding sequence ATGTGCCGCGCGAGGGGTGACAGTAGCGTCCCCACCGTGCCCCCAACGACCCCCCTGACACCAGTTTCCGTACCCGCACCCCATGCTGAGGGGGTGAGCAACGACGAGTTCCGGGCCGCGATGTCCCGACTGGCGGCAGGCGTGTGCCTGATCACCGCACAGGAACCCCCGCTGTCGGCCGGCAGCCGCGGCGAAGACGTCGGCATGACGGCGACCGCCTTCATGTCCGTGTCCCTGGACCCTCCCCTGGTGCTCGTCAGCGTGCGCGAGGGTTCCCGGATGGACGACCTGCTGGCCGAGCAGCCCCTGTGGTCGGTGTCGGTGCTCGCCGACCACCAGGTCCAGATCGCGAGCCGCTTCTCGATGAAGAACCGCATCAGCGACCGGCTGCTCTTCGCGGACCTGCCCTACACGCGCGGCGGCGTCTCCGGCGCCCCGCTGCTCTCGGGGGCACTGGCCACCCTGGAGTGCCGTACGGAGAACCGCGTCGAGGCGGGCGACCACACCCTGGTCATCGGCCACGTGCTCACCGCCACCCAGCCGGCGCCGGACTCCCCGCCGCTGACGTACTTCCGGGGGCGCTACCGGCACCTGGCGCCCTGA
- a CDS encoding response regulator, producing the protein MTTILLCDDHVVVRAGLLALLGSEPDIEVLGEAGSGEEAVALAAKLRPDVVLMDLQLGEGIDGVEATRRITAAPKPPHVLVLTTYDTDADITRAIGAGATGYLLKAERPEELFAAIHSAAQGRTTLSAPVASRVMAHMRGTRPTLTDRELDILGQLARGLGNRDIARALFISEATVKTHLGRIYDKLGVDTRAGAVSVAKEQRLLP; encoded by the coding sequence ATGACCACGATCCTCCTCTGCGACGACCACGTCGTGGTCCGCGCCGGCCTGCTCGCCCTGCTCGGCAGCGAGCCGGACATCGAGGTGCTCGGCGAGGCGGGCAGCGGCGAGGAAGCGGTCGCGCTCGCGGCCAAACTCCGCCCCGACGTGGTCCTGATGGACCTCCAGCTCGGCGAGGGCATCGACGGCGTGGAGGCCACCCGCCGCATCACCGCCGCCCCGAAGCCCCCGCACGTCCTGGTCCTGACCACGTACGACACCGACGCGGACATCACCCGGGCCATCGGCGCGGGCGCCACGGGCTACCTCCTGAAGGCGGAACGCCCGGAGGAGCTGTTCGCCGCGATCCACTCCGCAGCCCAGGGCCGAACCACCCTCTCCGCCCCCGTGGCCAGCCGCGTGATGGCCCACATGCGCGGCACCCGGCCCACCCTGACCGACCGTGAGCTCGACATCCTCGGCCAGCTCGCCCGCGGCCTCGGCAACCGCGACATCGCCCGCGCCCTGTTCATCAGCGAGGCGACGGTCAAGACCCACCTGGGCCGCATCTACGACAAGCTCGGCGTCGACACCCGCGCGGGCGCGGTCTCGGTGGCCAAGGAGCAGCGCCTCCTTCCCTGA
- a CDS encoding TerD family protein yields MAVSLSKGGNVSLSKEAPGLAAVTVGLGWDTRTTTGVDFDLDASAIAVNALGKVVSDGHFVFFNNKSTPDQTIVHTGDNRTGEGAGDDEAINVNLAGLPADVDKIVFPVSIYDAETRSQNFGQVRNAYIRVVNQAGGVEIARYDLSEDAATETAMVFGELYRNGAEWKFRAVGQGYASGLTGIAQDFGVNV; encoded by the coding sequence ATGGCAGTAAGCCTCTCCAAGGGCGGAAACGTCTCGCTCAGCAAGGAGGCCCCGGGCCTCGCGGCCGTCACCGTCGGCCTCGGCTGGGACACCCGCACGACCACCGGTGTCGACTTCGACCTGGACGCCTCGGCCATCGCGGTCAACGCGCTCGGCAAGGTCGTCTCCGACGGCCACTTCGTCTTCTTCAACAACAAGTCCACCCCGGACCAGACCATCGTCCACACCGGTGACAACCGCACCGGCGAGGGCGCGGGCGACGACGAGGCCATCAACGTCAACCTCGCGGGCCTCCCCGCCGACGTCGACAAGATCGTCTTCCCGGTCTCCATCTACGACGCCGAGACCCGCAGCCAGAACTTCGGCCAGGTCCGCAACGCGTACATCCGCGTCGTGAACCAGGCCGGCGGCGTCGAGATCGCCCGCTACGACCTCTCCGAGGACGCCGCGACCGAGACCGCGATGGTCTTCGGCGAGCTGTACCGCAACGGCGCCGAGTGGAAGTTCCGCGCCGTGGGCCAGGGTTACGCCTCCGGCCTGACCGGCATCGCCCAGGACTTCGGCGTCAACGTCTGA
- the arfB gene encoding alternative ribosome rescue aminoacyl-tRNA hydrolase ArfB: MPGPYVIRGSVVLPEGELAWRFSRSSGPGGQHVNTSDSRVELLFDVAATKSLPDVWKERALERLASRLVDGVVTVRASEHRSQFRNREMALVRLTALLAEATAPPPKARRATKIPRGINERRLREKKARGETKRGRNARDW; encoded by the coding sequence ATGCCTGGTCCCTATGTCATCCGCGGTTCGGTCGTGCTCCCCGAGGGCGAGCTCGCCTGGCGTTTTTCGCGGTCCTCCGGACCGGGCGGCCAGCACGTGAACACCTCGGACTCGCGCGTGGAGCTCCTCTTCGACGTCGCGGCGACGAAGTCGCTGCCCGACGTGTGGAAGGAGCGGGCGCTGGAGCGCCTCGCGTCCCGGCTGGTCGACGGGGTGGTGACCGTACGGGCCTCCGAGCACCGCTCGCAGTTCCGCAACCGGGAGATGGCGCTGGTCCGGCTGACCGCGCTGCTGGCCGAGGCCACGGCTCCGCCGCCGAAGGCACGGCGGGCGACGAAGATCCCCCGGGGCATCAACGAGCGGCGGCTGCGCGAGAAGAAGGCCCGCGGCGAGACCAAGCGGGGCCGCAACGCGCGGGACTGGTAG
- a CDS encoding response regulator, which produces MTPVRILLVDDHPVVRAGLRALLGGCPEFEVCGEAADGGAALRMVRELRPELVLMDIRMGPGMCGVETTRRIGRLPAPPRVVVLSSYESDAYVVRAVEAGVAGYLLKGSPPDLLFQALRTVAAGESALSPSVVSRLMNRYRAPSAALTARETEILELIATGRSNREIGSALFISGTTVKTHLVHVYEKLGVENRTAAVRAAVDRGLIGLG; this is translated from the coding sequence ATGACGCCCGTCCGGATCCTGTTGGTGGACGATCATCCCGTCGTGCGGGCCGGGCTGCGGGCGCTGTTGGGCGGGTGCCCCGAGTTCGAGGTGTGCGGGGAGGCCGCCGACGGGGGCGCCGCGCTGCGGATGGTGCGCGAGCTGCGGCCCGAGCTGGTGCTGATGGACATCCGGATGGGCCCGGGGATGTGCGGGGTGGAGACCACGCGGCGGATCGGGCGGCTGCCCGCGCCGCCCCGCGTGGTCGTGCTCAGCAGCTACGAGTCCGACGCGTACGTCGTACGGGCCGTGGAGGCGGGCGTGGCGGGGTACCTGCTCAAGGGGTCCCCGCCCGACCTGCTGTTCCAGGCGCTGCGGACGGTCGCGGCCGGGGAGTCGGCCCTGTCGCCCTCGGTGGTCTCGCGGCTGATGAACCGGTACCGGGCGCCGAGCGCGGCGCTGACGGCCCGGGAGACCGAGATCCTGGAGCTGATCGCGACGGGCCGCTCCAACCGGGAGATCGGCTCGGCGCTCTTCATCAGCGGGACCACGGTCAAGACCCACCTCGTGCACGTCTACGAGAAGCTCGGGGTGGAGAACCGTACGGCGGCCGTGCGCGCGGCCGTCGACCGGGGGCTCATCGGGCTGGGGTAG